GCAGCTGAAGATGAGCTATAAGCGAAAGCGTGATCAcgatcgtcttcttcttcttcttcttcttcgtcgacTTCAGGATAAAGCAAACCTGGCGGAGGAAGACAGAGAACAGTCAAAAACCATACGGCGTATCGGCCCAGTTCCTGGAGCGGGAAGAAGCAGACAAGGTCAAGCATTTCCCGGCTGCTTATGCGATCCGACGGGGGGATACGCCGTAGTTCCTGCCAAACCTCAGCCGAGAAAAGGGCTACCGACATAACACTCCCGCCGTTGAACACCATATGCCCCGTACAGTGTTTATTCAGATAAGGTTTGTGTATTATTTGAAGAGACGACGATTCCGTGATCTCTGTGTGTTGAGTATACAAAGAGGTCAGGATTTACTTTTTTCAAGAACTTAATCCCTTTTGTGATTTTGCTACGTTGACTTGAATGTTTCATTATCTATCATTACACATCAGTTTGTGCCTAATCCGATTTACTTTTCTGCTCATATAATATTcgtaaattaattttttgtttagagGTCCACTAGACATTTTTGTACTGCGGAGTTGGAAACACATATCATGAGATCAAAACACAGGACTACTAAATCCTAATACCggttaataaaatacatttttggtGCGTCTATGTTCTGTTTTTGCAGCATAATGTTTTCACGACATAAAACAAGGATATACTGTATAATCGATTATTTTGATAATTAGTAAATAACATACTTcccatgaaaaagaaaacatatacaaGGCAAACATATATGTCAACACCTGAAAACGTAAAAGACTTCGATAGGATGGGCCACATATTAAAAGCCCAAAGACCAAACTATGACAAGTTGAAACAATCCGGTGGTTGGAGTGTGGTAATTAAATTTGAGACATTAGTGTCACAGTCCTGCTTTAGTCCTTTTGGGGCACTGTGTGACAATCTAGGGTTCTTGGCTCCTCTGTTATCCTCTCccgtgagaaaaaaaaaacgaatcaaCTTTGGGGTCAGTGTTATCTGTGAAACGCTAGGGAGTTTTGTGAAACTGCGACTGGAGAAATAGGACCATCTCCGACTTGGTCAAACTCTTCTTCTGGTCTCATTGAGTCATTGtcattttataaactatttaacCATGTTAATTAATGGTCTTTattttgttccttttttttattcGGATTTGTGTTTAACCCTTTCGGTTTCTCTAATCTGCAGGATCCAAATCGTGTTTCTCTCACATGGACATCATCAGTGCATTGTCGGATGATTTGCTCTTGCGGATATTGTCACTTGTTCCTACAAAAGATGTCGTGGCCACAAGTCTTTTGTCCAAAAGATGGCGATCTCTCTGGAAGTCAGTACCCAAACTTGCTTACAATGATAGCCAGCACACTGGTGACTACAAGATCTTCTCTCAGTTCGTTTACAGGTCTTTGCTCTCAAATAAAGCACCAATACTAGACAAGTTATATCTAAAACTTGGCGCTGACTGTCCCTTCATAGATATCGAACTGTGGATTACTATCGCACTAAGTCGCCCTCTGCGTGAGCTAGAAATTGATGTTGTTTCCAAGGAAAGGTCTCTTATTCTGCCGAGTAGCCTATATATATACCTCGGACACACTAGAGCTCTTGTCACTCAGCAATTGCGTTTTCCTGAACGTTCCTCTGTCCGTTTGTCTCCCGTCTCTAAAAACTCTGAGCCTGGAGCTTGTCGATTACACTGACAACGATACTCTACCACGTCTTATATCCTGCTGTCCAAATCTTGAAGTCTTGTTTGTGGAACGACATATTGGAGACGAAACAACTGATTCCATTGTCGTCGCGCATTAACTATGTTAGACAAAAATTCTGGGACATGTGATCGGTTTGTGGTGGATGCTCCTGCTATGAAGTACCTTAAAATTACAGATTCTATGGCTTACGAACTCCGTCAAAT
This Raphanus sativus cultivar WK10039 unplaced genomic scaffold, ASM80110v3 Scaffold1188, whole genome shotgun sequence DNA region includes the following protein-coding sequences:
- the LOC130503864 gene encoding LOW QUALITY PROTEIN: F-box/FBD/LRR-repeat protein At4g26340-like (The sequence of the model RefSeq protein was modified relative to this genomic sequence to represent the inferred CDS: inserted 1 base in 1 codon; deleted 1 base in 1 codon), whose translation is MDIISALSDDLLLRILSLVPTKDVVATSLLSKRWRSLWKSVPKLAYNDSQHTGDYKIFSQFVYRSLLSNKAPILDKLYLKLGADCPFIDIELWITIALSRPLRELEIDVVSKERSLILPSSLIYTSDTLELLSLSNCVFLNVPLSVCLPSLKTLSLELVDYTDNDTLPRLISCCPNLEVLFVERHIGDETTDSIVXRALTMLDKNSGTCDRFVVDAPAMKYLKITDSMAYELRQMENMPELVEASVCITKGAAHKFLKALTSVHRLSLSLSLSEVMHPCGMIFNQLVHLELFTTEGWWDLLTCMLQDSPKLRFLRLSNNNLRSESKETPIGWRPPSSVPECLLCSIEAFVWIGYKGRQGDREVATFVLKNAACLKKATFSPDSTDVGEKYQMLKVLASVPTAASSFQLLFD
- the LOC108839502 gene encoding uncharacterized protein LOC108839502, with translation MVFNGGSVMSVALFSAEVWQELRRIPPSDRISSREMLDLVCFFPLQELGRYAVWFLTVLCLPPPGLLYPEVDEEEEEEEDDRDHAFAYSSSSAAIATYQNHFHLHFE